CCAGTTCACGGTGCCCCAGCTGGCGGAGGCCCACAGGGTTGCGCGCGAACTCGGCGTCCCGATGTTCCGCACGGTACAGAACGAGTACAGCCTGCTGCGCGGCGTCGGACAGGACGATGTGGTGGCGGCGTGCGAGGAGCTGGGCGTGGCCTTCCTGCCGTTCTTCCCGCTGGCGGGTGGTTTGCTCACGGGGAAGTACCGCTCGGATGCGCCGGCGCCGCCCGATGCCCGGCTCACCGGCCAGCTGCGGCGCTACCCGATGTTCGAGCCCTCTCGCTTCCTGGAGGTGATCGACGGGCTGATCGCCTATACCGCCGACCGCGGCCGGACACTCGTCGAGCTTGCTCTGGGCTGGCTGCTCAGCAGACCGGGCGTGGCCTGTGTGCTGGTCGGCGCCACCCGTGTCGAGCAGGTCGAGGAGAACGTGGCCGCCGCGTCGGCGTGGCGGATGAGCCCGCGGGAGATGAGCGAAGTGGCGGCGCTGCTACGCCCCGAAGCGGGCTTCGGGGACCGCCCCGTGGCCGACCGGAAGTGAGGAAGACGATGAACTGGTCAGGTCCGGGCGCCGCGCCGCTTCGCGGCGTTCGCGTGCTTGAGCACGGGTCGAAGGGGCCCTCGCAGTTCGGGGCGATGGTCCTGGCCGATCTGGGTGCCGACGTGATCCGGGTGGACCGGCTCACCGCCCTGGACCGGCCGATCGCCGGGTACGATCCGCGGCTCGACCTGCTCAACCGCGGCCGCCGGTCGATCGCGCTGGACCTGCGGCACGAGTCCGGGGTGGAGCTGCTGCGGCGGCTCGTGCGGTCGGCGGACGCCGTCATCGACCCGTTCCGCCCGGGGGTGACGACCCGGCTGGGTGCCGGGCCGGAGGAGTGCCTCGCGGTGAACCCCGTCCTGGTGTACGCGCGGATGACGGGATGGGGGGATGACGGGCCGTACGCGCGGAAGGCCGGTCACGACATCAACTTCCTCGCCGCGTCCGGGGTTCTCGGCCTGATCGGCCGCGCGGACAGCGGACCGGTCCCGCCGCTGAACCTGGTGGGGGACTTCGGGGGCGGCGGGATGCTGCTGGCGATCTCGGTGCTGGCCGGCGTTTTCGCGGCCCGGGCGGGCGCCGGCGGGCAGGTCGTCGACGTCGCGATGCTCGACGCGTCCGCACTGCTGGCGACCGTGGTCCACGCGCTGCGGGCGATGGACTCGTGGGGACCGCGCGGGACGAACCTGCTCGACACCGGGGCCCCCTACTACGACGTCTACGAGACCGCCGACGGCGGATACGTCAGTGTCGGCGCCATGGAGCGCGCGTTCTACGAGGAGTTGCTGCGCGGCGTCGGATTGGACGGCGACCCGGCCATGCTCGCCGCGCACCAGGACCGGACACTGTGGACGGAGGCGAAGAAGCGGCTGGCCGAGGCGTTCCGCACCCGGACCCGGGACGAGTGGGCGGCGGAGTTCGCCGGGCGGGAAGCCTGCGTCGAGCCGGTGCTGAACCTGGACGAAGCCACCGAGCACCCGCAGGTGCGCCACCGCCGGATCTACGAGCCGCGGTTCGGGGTCCCGCAACCCGCACCGGCGCCCCGGTTCGCCGCGACGCCGGCGTCGGTGCGTCGCCCGCCGCCGCTGCCCGGAGAGCACACGGACGAGATCCTGGACGGGCTCGGCCTGTCCGCCGCGGAGCGGGCGCACCTCGCCACGGCCGGGGTACTGCGCACCGGCGGCGCGACACGCTGAGCATTGCGGTCACTCGACCGGATGCGGGCCGGGATCGGTGAGGTAGCGGCTCATCGCGACCAGGTGGGTCTGCATGCGGTGGCGCGCGAGTGCCACGTCGCCGGCGACGATGGCCTCAACGATCCGGTCGTGGGCGTGGCGGACGTGGCGGCCTCGCTCGCGCACCTCCTCGACCCCTTCGGTACGTGGCGGCACAGTCAGTTTCGTGAGGACTTCGAGGAACAGCCGCATCGCGGGGTTGCCTGTGAGGTCGGCGATGACGAGGTGGATGTCGTGGGTGCCCAGCCGGTCGGAGGCCTGGATCGCCGCCTCCTGGTCGAGGGTTGCGCGCAGGAGCCTGATGCCGTCTTCGTCGATGTTCTCCGTCGCCAGTTCGACGATCTTGAGCTCGAGTGCCGACCGTGCCTCGAACACGTCGCGGGGCTTCGCATTGTCGAATTGCAGGTGCAACGCGGCTGCCCGGACTACCGAGGACGTGTCCGGTGTGGTCACCACCAGCCCCCCGCCCGGGCCGCGGCGCATGCGCGCCACTGAGTGGTGTTCGAGCAGGCGGACTGCTTCGCGGAAGATGGCCCGGCTGATCCCG
The genomic region above belongs to Amycolatopsis sp. YIM 10 and contains:
- a CDS encoding aldo/keto reductase: MAIVLVPWATDVPVRPGEQSMNGSSMESDVTIDGRPVGPLALGCSNFGHWVDDDVATRIVHTAIDRGVVLFDTANVYPPVAPGGSERLLGRALDGRRDRVLVATKFGHPLLREHGAGAAAGTVRKSVEGSLRRLRTDWIDLYQLHKPDPDVPVGETLSALAELTDAGKVRAIGCSQFTVPQLAEAHRVARELGVPMFRTVQNEYSLLRGVGQDDVVAACEELGVAFLPFFPLAGGLLTGKYRSDAPAPPDARLTGQLRRYPMFEPSRFLEVIDGLIAYTADRGRTLVELALGWLLSRPGVACVLVGATRVEQVEENVAAASAWRMSPREMSEVAALLRPEAGFGDRPVADRK
- a CDS encoding FadR/GntR family transcriptional regulator, translated to MASDSISVAPISALPRPDPPALEAAPSKLAEQVARRLEDKIVELGWPVGEVIGSEPDLLAEFGISRAIFREAVRLLEHHSVARMRRGPGGGLVVTTPDTSSVVRAAALHLQFDNAKPRDVFEARSALELKIVELATENIDEDGIRLLRATLDQEAAIQASDRLGTHDIHLVIADLTGNPAMRLFLEVLTKLTVPPRTEGVEEVRERGRHVRHAHDRIVEAIVAGDVALARHRMQTHLVAMSRYLTDPGPHPVE
- a CDS encoding CaiB/BaiF CoA-transferase family protein; protein product: MNWSGPGAAPLRGVRVLEHGSKGPSQFGAMVLADLGADVIRVDRLTALDRPIAGYDPRLDLLNRGRRSIALDLRHESGVELLRRLVRSADAVIDPFRPGVTTRLGAGPEECLAVNPVLVYARMTGWGDDGPYARKAGHDINFLAASGVLGLIGRADSGPVPPLNLVGDFGGGGMLLAISVLAGVFAARAGAGGQVVDVAMLDASALLATVVHALRAMDSWGPRGTNLLDTGAPYYDVYETADGGYVSVGAMERAFYEELLRGVGLDGDPAMLAAHQDRTLWTEAKKRLAEAFRTRTRDEWAAEFAGREACVEPVLNLDEATEHPQVRHRRIYEPRFGVPQPAPAPRFAATPASVRRPPPLPGEHTDEILDGLGLSAAERAHLATAGVLRTGGATR